The following proteins are encoded in a genomic region of Lepeophtheirus salmonis unplaced genomic scaffold, UVic_Lsal_1.4 unplaced_contig_7858_pilon, whole genome shotgun sequence:
- the LOC121131519 gene encoding uncharacterized protein translates to MSSNTQLLDSDLVNEWSELLINEQELAASSAHLTHHHHSHHTRQSHIQHQKQILEKGCFIPPNLSSSCIKQQKHLSASSPVENGIPSTPPPSCTPNHLHSNNHSATLNNGSTPMTNWIELKSSTKNKAPPIPIESLDSLKSKETIVHKSIRPAPAIPPNARKKYEEESSEGSPIITKQPLPRPGSVSRGLQVEEEDLIKFSEPDMQFNLGHKSHSEDYSKIVHHRSSLNSGGKRRPPWATRYTIP, encoded by the exons ATGTCCTCTAACACTCAATTACTCGACTCGGATTTGGTGAACGAATGGTCTGAATTGCTCATCAATGAACAAGAGCTAGCAGCCTCCTCCGCACACCTGACCCATCATCACCACTCCCATCACACTCGCCAGTCTCACATTCAACACCAGAAACAAATCCTTGAAAAGGGATGCTTCATTCCACCCAATCTTTCCTCATCTTGCATTAAACAACAGAAACATCTCTCTGCATCCTCACCTGTGGAAAATGGCATTCCTTCCACTCCACCTCCCTCGTGCACTCCCAATCATTTGCACTCTAATAATCATAGTGCTACGCTCAACAATGGTTCAACACCGATGACAAATTGGATCGAGCTCAAAAGCTCCACAAAGAACAAAGCACCCCCCATTCCTATAGAGTCACTGGACTCTCTAAAAAGCAAAGAGACGATTGTGCACAAATCCATTCGCCCAGCACCTGCCATTCCACCCAATGCACGAAAGAAATACGAGGAGGAATCCTCCGAGGGATCCCCCATCATCACAAAACAACCACTCCCAAG aCCCGGCTCCGTTTCACGAGGGCTCCAAGTAGAAGAGGAGGATCTGATAAAGTTTTCAGAGCCGGATATGCAATTTAATCTAGGACATAAGAGTCATTCAGAGGATTATTCCAAAATTGTTCATCATCGATCTTCATTAAATAGTGGTGGAAAACGCCGGCCCCCCTGGGCAACCAGATATACCATCCCATAA
- the LOC121131518 gene encoding hatching enzyme 1.2, with protein sequence MLDKHNKAEMMSRNFVFGSNNLWPNKQVPFTFGPSFTSNERSLIQRAMNTIQARSCVRFVPRSSQRNFVQFRNDRDGCFASALGFNQNRATLVVNLSRRGCMGQGTIIHELLHALGFLHEQNRPDRDRFILVSWNNIIPTINRYYQFARARASGESIALCNFRRLAPYSNCYNGMTSTTLGLNYDYRSIMQYSRTAFSRNGRPTLTATRAGGSILGNRVGMTSLDIQKLNKAYQCTGGTSCRDQNRYCRFYRRWCSRSSYIRRICNKTCNVC encoded by the exons ATGCTTGACAAGCACAATAAGGCTGAAATGATGTccagaaattttgtttttgggaGCAACAATCTCTGGCCAAATAAGCAAGTACCCTTTACATTCGGGCCAAGTTTTACATCCAACGAAAGGTCCTTGATTCAAAGAGCGATGAATACAATTCAAGCACGGTCTTGTGTTAGATTTGTACCTCGAAGCAGTCAAAGGAACTTTGTTCAATTTAGAAATGATAGGGATGGTTGTTTTGCGTCGGCATTAGGATTTAATCAAAATAGAGCGACACTTGTTGTGAATTTATCTAGAAGAGGCTGCATG GGTCAAGGCACAATTATTCATGAGTTACTTCATGCACTTGGTTTTCTACATGAACAAAATCGCCCAGATAGGGATCGATTTATTCTAGTGAGCTGGAATAATATCATTCCAACAATTAACCGATATTATCAATTTGCTCGAGCTCGTGCATCTGGAGAAAGTATAGCACTTTGTAACTTTAGAAGGCTTGCACCCTACTCTAATTGCTACAATGGAATGACATCCACAACTTTAGGACTTAATTATGATTACCGATCCATCATGCAATATTCAAGGACAGC TTTCTCAAGAAACGGACGACCCACTTTGACTGCCACCCGTGCTGGAGGAAGTATCTTAGGAAACAGAGTTGGAATGACATCATTGGATATTCAGAAACTGAATAAGGCATATCAATGCACTGGAG GAACGAGTTGCAGGGATCAAAATAGATATTGTCGATTCTATAGACGGTGGTGCAGTCGATCCTCATACATAAGAAGAATTTGCAACAAAACTTGTAATgtctgttaa